Proteins encoded by one window of Ascochyta rabiei chromosome 1, complete sequence:
- a CDS encoding Diphthine methyl ester synthase has product MLYLVGLGLADERDITVRGLEIVKKAERVYLEAYTAVLLVDKEVLESFYGREVIIADREMVESSSDDILADADKVDVAFLVVGDPFGATTHTDLVLRARELSIPTRSVPNASILTSIGTTGLQLYNFGQTVSMVFFLDNWKPASFYDRIAENVTIGLHTLVLLDIKVKEQSLENMARGRKIYEPPRYMTVAQCAQQMLEIEEDVKKEGVYSRESLAVGVARVGAADEKIVAGTLEQLTEADLGAPLHSLVLLGRRTHDLERDFLLEFAVDKEKFKSVWARDYEGKQ; this is encoded by the exons ATGTTGTACCTCGTGGGACTCGGTCTTGCAGACGAACGCGACATTACTGTCCGCGGCCTTGAGATTGTCAAGAAGGCCGAGCGCGTCTACCTCGAGGCGTACACGGCGGTGCTACTGGTCGACAAGGAAGTGCTT GAGTCGTTTTATGGGCGTGAAGTAATCATTGCCGACCGCGAGATGGTCGAGTCATCCAGCGACGACATCCTCGCCGACGCAGACAAAGTCGACGTTGCGTTTCTCGTCGTGGGCGATCCGTTCGG AGCAACAACACACACCGACCTTGTGCTGCGCGCGCGCGAGCTCTCCATCCCCACGCGCAGCGTCCCCAACGCCTCGATCCTGACCAGCATCGGCACGACGGGCCTGCAGCTGTACAACTTCGGACAGACCGTGTCCATGGTCTTCTTCCTCGACAACTGGAAGCCCGCGTCCTTCTACGACCGCATCGCCGAGAACGTCACCATCGGCCTGCACACCCTGGTCCTCCTCGATATCAAGGTCAAGGAGCAGAGTCTGGAGAACATGGCAAGGGGCCGCAAGATCTATGAGCCCCCGCGCTACATGACGGTCGCGCAGTGTGCGCAGCAGATGCTGGAGATTGAGGAGGATGTCAAAAAGGAGGGCGTCTACAGCCGGGAGTCGCTGGCGGTCGGTGTTGCGCGTGTTGGCGCTGCAGACGAGAAGATTGTCGCTGGCACTCTGGAGCAGCTCACCGAGGCCGACTTGGGCGCGCCGTTGCACAGCTTGGTGCTGCTGGGGCGGAGGACGCACGATCTGGAGCGGGACTTCCTGCTCGAATTTGCAGTGGACAAGGAGAAGTTCAAGAGTGTGTGGGCGAGAGACTACGAGGGCAAGCAGTAA
- a CDS encoding Transcription initiation protein spt3: MMFVSGETGEPSPETTTLIESIVQDQVQHMLRECTSLATRRGSKSISTDDLFMLIRHDRAKISRLRHFLQWKDVRRSVKDSDDKGGDAGADVGTGDADLAAGVMGGGTSGPGPEAGKKAKRAKVDLVWDVHSFFTEFPPLKDDVEDEEEEEMNFATLQRLKNADERTKNMTREEYVHWSDCRQASFTYRKGKRFKEWAGFGLITDSKPSDDIIDILGFLTFEIVQTLTEEALKVKDAEDAFKKSSGGEQNRLKRKRERGLFDPPEEAREPVQPAHVQEGYRRLQRGNNKSRAMLNFTRNVHRAALKLI, encoded by the exons ATGATGTTTGTCTCCGGCGAAACCGGCGAGCCCTCTCCAGAGACAACCACCCTGATCGAGTCCATAGTACAAGACCAAGTCCAACACATGCTGCGCGAATGCACATCACTCGCAACCCGCCGAGGCTCCAAGTCCATTTCCACCGACGACCTATTCATGCTGATCCGGCACGACCGAGCTAAGATCTCGCGCCTGCGCCACTTCCTGCAATGGAAGGACGTTCGCCGCTCCGTCAAAGACAGCGACGACAAAGGCGGCGACGCCGGTGCCGACGTCGGCACAGGCGACGCTGACCTTGCCGCAGGCGTCATGGGCGGGGGCACATCAGGCCCAGGACCCGAAGCGGGCAAGAAGGCGAAGCGAGCCAAAGTCGATCTGGTGTGGGACGTGCATTCCTTCTTCACCGAGTTCCCCCCGCTAAAAGACGACGTGGAAgacgaagaggaagaagaaatGAACTTTGCAACACTCCAACGACTGAAGAATGCAGACGAGCGCACCAAGAACATGACGCGCGAGGAATATGTCCACTGGTCCGACTGCCGACAAGCATCCTTCACGTACCGCAAGGGCAAGCGGTTCAAAGAATGGGCAGGCTTCGGCCTCATCACCGACAGCAAGCCCAGCGACGACATCATCGACATCCTGGGCTTCCTGACGTTTGAAATCGTCCAGACGCTGACCGAGGAGGCGCTGAAAGTAAAGGACGCAGAGGACGCCTTCAAGAAGAGCTCCGGCGGCGAGCAGAACAGACTCAAGCGGAAGAGAGAGAGGGGTCTGTTTGACCCCCCCGAGGAGGCTAGGGAACCCGTTCAGCCCGCTCATGTCCAGGAGGGTTATCGCAGGCTGCAGAGGGGGAATAATAAGTCTAGGGCTATGTTGAACTTCACGCGGAACGTGCATCGCGCTGCGCTGAAATTG ATCTGA
- a CDS encoding 60S ribosomal protein L19B, whose product MVNLRTQKRLAASVVGCGKRKIWLDPNETSEIANANSRQTIRKLVQDGLIIRKPVTMHSRARARELNAARRIGRHRGFGKRKGTADARMPSQILWMRRLRVLRRLLVKYRAAGKIDKHLYHELYHLSKGNTFKHKRALVEHIHKAKAEKARDRAIKEEMDAKRAKTKAARERRQERVQQKRAAQLGDEE is encoded by the exons AT GGTCAACCTCCGCACGCAGAAGCGCCTTGCGGCCTCCGTTGTCGGCTGCGGCAAGCGCAAGATCTGGCTCGACCCCAACGAGACCAGCGAGATTGCCAACGCCAACTCTCGCCAGACCATCCGCAAGCTCGTCCAGGATGGCCTCATCATCCGCAAGCCCGTCACCATGCACTCGCGCGCCCGTGCCCGTGAGCTGAACGCCGCCCGTCGCATTGGTCGTCACCGTGGTTTCGGTAAGAGGAAGGGTACCGCCGACGCCCGTATGCCCAG CCAAATCCTCTGGATGCGCCGTCTCCGTGTCCTCCGCCGTCTATTGGTCAAGTACCGTGCCGCTGGAAAGATCGACAAGCACCTCTACCACGAGCTGTACCACCTCTCCAAGGGTAACACCTTCAAGCACAAGCGTGCCCTCGTTGAGCAC ATCCACAAGGCCAAGGCTGAGAAGGCCCGCGACCGGGCCATCAAGGAGGAGATGGATGCCAAGCGTGCGAAGACTAAGGCCGCGAGGGAGAGGAGGCAGGAGCGTGTGCAGCAGAAGCGCGCTGCTCAGCTGGGCGACGAGGAGTAA
- a CDS encoding Vesicle-fusing ATPase: protein MFNRDRLPGLPGSSPRPPPRNDGYGQPPQQQPRQPPPQPGYDSRMGGYDDRQQQGYGAPQQRMPARAPPGGSGSARQLRPIKSPGGNAYAFGNLVAVSPQDYPPTPDGSDIYILLNGNYVLSARPTQGCQPGEIGLTDAQRTWAGITLGPQDMVTVQPYDAFSQAGGQSYLGGVEVEVGFAARKTTDVPYDQDELATQFKKNFENQLLAPGQQLLLDVKNIPLRMSIRTVQLVDLSMEKSDTSAPPLTDPRARGILTAHTQVDFFKDARTDIKLKASNRRPAANSIIQPGFKFEDMGIGGLDTEFSAIFRRAFASRIFPPGLVEKLGIQHVRGILLYGPPGTGKTLIARQIGKMLNAREPKVINGPEVLNKYVGQSEENIRKLFADAEKEYKEKGDESGLHIIIFDELDAVCKQRGSSGGGTGVGDSVVNQLLSKLDGVDQLNNILLIGMTNRMDMIDEALLRAGRLEVHMEISLPDEQGRAQILKIHTTKMRKNDILESDVNTDELAKLTKNFSGAELNGLVKAASSFAFSRHIKVGTMAAINPDVENMKVNRQDFLQALDEVKPLFGVAEEELGKRIRGGVIHYSPFIKDILDEGRLYINQVRKPGSTPILSVALHGPPGSGKTAVAARMAIDSGFPFIKLVSPEDMVGFSEMQKVQQLDKVFRDAYKSPLSVIVIDNIEMLVDWVPIGPRFSNTVLVALKVLLEKQPPKDRRLLIFATTTERSVLTQLDLFSRFDAEIAVPNVNTQAELAHVLQESGAFSDRDQQRAISEIQEITGSTEIGVGIKKILTGIETAKQDQDVPGRFARVMSRAIAANRV from the exons ATGTTCAACCGCGACAGGCTCCCAGGGCTTCCCGGAAGCTCTCCACGGCCTCCGCCACGAAACGACGGCTACGGGCAACCACCGCAACAGCAACCTCGACAACCTCCCCCGCAACCTGGCTACGATTCAAGAATGGGAGGTTATGATGATCGCCAACAGCAGGGCTATGGTGCCCCCCAGCAGCGCATGCCTGCCAGGGCACCCCCGGGCGGCAGCGGTTCTGCTCGACAGTTGCGCCCCATCAAGAGCCCTGGAGGCAACGCATATGCCTTTGGCAACTT GGTTGCAGTCTCCCCGCAAGATTACCCACCGACACCTGACGGTAGCGACATCTACATTCTCCTAAACGGCAATTATGTCTTGTCTGCAAGACCCACTCAAGGCTGCCAGCCTGGCGAGATCGGTCTCACTGATGCGCAGAGAACCTGGGCAGGCATCACGCTCGGCCCGCAGGACATGGTCACCGTACAGCCCTACGACGCGTTCAGCCAAGCTGGCGGGCAATCATACTTAGGCGGGGTCGAAGTCGAGGTCGGCTTTGCTGCTAGGAAGACGACGGATGTTCCTTATGATCAAGACGAGCTTGCGACGCAGTTCAAGAAGAACTTTGAAAACCAGCTTCTTGCGCCCGGCCAGCAGCTTCTGTTGGACGTCAAGAACATTCCTCTCCGAATGTCGATACGAACAGTGCAGCTTGTGGATCTTTCTATGGAGAAGTCAGACACGTCTGCCCCACCTTTGACGGACCCAAGAGCTCGAGGTATCCTCACCGCGCACACCCAGGTCGACTTCTTCAAGGATGCCCGAACAGATATCAAGCTGAAGGCGTCTAACAGGCGGCCTGCTGCTAACTCGATCATTCAGCCGGGCTTCAAGTTCGAGGACATGGGCATTGGTGGTTTGGACACAGAGTTCAGCGCCATCTTCCGAAGAGCCTTTGCTTCTCGTATCTTCCCTCCTGGTCTAGTAGAGAAGCTGGGCATTCAGCACGTCCGAGGTATCCTCCTCTACGGTCCTCCAGGTACCGGAAAGACTTTGATCGCCCGACAGATTGGAAAGATGTTGAACGCTAGAGAACCCAAGGTTATCAACGGTCCCGAGGTGTTGAACAAATATGTCGGTCAGTCTGAGGAAAACATCCGCAAGCTTTTTGCCGATGCCGAGAAAGAGTACAAGGAAAAGGGCGACGAGAGTGGCCTCCATATCATCATCTTCGACGAACTGGACGCTGTCTGCAAGCAGAGAGGATCCAGCGGTGGTGGCACTGGTGTAGGTGACAGTGTTGTCAACCAGTTGCTCTCGAAGCTGGATGGTGTAGACCAGCTGAACAACATCCTGCTCATTGGTATGACCAACCGAATGGACATGATCGATGAAGCACTTCTGCGAGCAGGACGTCTGGAAGTACACATGGAGATTTCGCTGCCAGATGAACAGGGTCGAGCCCAGATTCTGAAGATTCACACGACGAAGATGCGCAAGAACGATATACTAGAGTCGGACGTCAACACCGACGAGCTAGCTAAGCTTACCAAGAACTTCTCAGGTGCCGAACTCAACGGTCTGGTAAAGGCCGCCTCTTCGTTTGCCTTCAGTCGACACATCAAAGTTGGCACAATGGCAGCCATCAACCCTGACGTTGAGAACATGAAGGTGAACCGACAAGACTTCTTGCAGGCACTAGACGAAGTGAAGCCGCTTTTCGGTGTTGCGGAAGAGGAGCTCGGAAAGCGTATTCGTGGTGGTGTTATTCACTACTCGCCTTTCATCAAAGACATCCTGGACGAAGGACGCTTGTACATCAACCAAGTCAGGAAACCTGGTTCGACACCCATCCTCTCCGTTGCGCTCCACGGCCCACCCGGAAGTGGTAAGACAGCCGTGGCCGCGAGGATGGCCATTGACTCGGGCTTCCCGTTCATCAAGCTTGTGTCACCTGAAGACATGGTTGGGTTTAGCGAGATGCAGAAGGTACAGCAGCTCGACAAGGTCTTCCGGGATGCGTACAAAAGCCCACTCAGCGTCATTGTGATTGACAACATCGAAATGCTTGTTGATTGGGTGCCAATCGGACCGCGGTTTAGCAACACTGTGTTAGTTGCGCTGAAGGTCCTGTTGGAGAAGCAGCCACCCAAG GATCGTCGCCTGTTGATTTTCGCAACCACGACCGAGCGCTCGGTACTCACCCAGCTAGACTTGTTCAGCCGCTTCGATGCCGAGATTGCGGTGCCGAACGTCAACACGCAGGCCGAGCTTGCACATGTCCTCCAGGAGTCTGGTGCGTTCTCGGACCGGGACCAGCAACGTGCAATCAGTGAGATCCAAGAGATCACCGGAAGCACAGAGATTGGGGTCGGAATCAAGAAGATCCTTACGGGAATTGAGACGGCGAAGCAGGATCAGGACGTTCCTGGCCGCTTTGCAAGGGTCATGTCGCGAGCTATTGCTGCGAACAGAGTATAA